In Actinomycetes bacterium, a genomic segment contains:
- a CDS encoding FHA domain-containing protein, translating into MPPIFLLAVKIAFLAILYLFVARAIRAVVLDVFGPRARRRRAPRAGPARPTPPRPAPSRPARRLPRELVVADAGGKRTVPLKDSITVGRAATCDLVVSDTYVSSVHARIFVKDGSYWLEDLGSTNGTYMNRAKVTVPTAVGPGDEIRIGKATLELRR; encoded by the coding sequence ATGCCGCCGATCTTCCTGCTCGCGGTCAAGATCGCCTTCCTGGCCATCCTGTACCTGTTCGTGGCCAGGGCGATCCGGGCCGTCGTGCTCGACGTGTTCGGGCCACGGGCCCGGCGGCGGCGTGCGCCCCGGGCGGGGCCCGCGCGGCCGACCCCGCCCCGGCCGGCGCCCAGCCGTCCGGCCCGTCGCCTCCCCCGCGAGCTCGTCGTGGCCGACGCCGGGGGCAAGCGCACCGTCCCGCTCAAGGACTCGATCACCGTGGGCAGGGCCGCAACCTGCGACCTGGTGGTGAGCGACACCTACGTGTCCAGCGTGCACGCCCGCATCTTCGTCAAGGACGGCTCGTACTGGCTCGAGGACCTGGGCTCGACCAACGGCACCTACATGAACCGGGCCAAGGTGACCGTGCCCACCGCGGTGGGGCCGGGCGACGAGATCCGGATCGGGAAGGCCACCTTGGAGCTGCGCCGCTGA
- a CDS encoding amidohydrolase family protein, giving the protein MPATNAPGPMVLRAPRLVDGTGAAPVGDAALWLDGGLIAYAGPASALPPEAAGGRVPVLDLPGCTLLPGLVDVHVHLVASGKPDLAAGIPEGEAARTVSAVANARRQLEHGVTLVRDLGAPGGEAIAVGRAVEAGELPGPRVVASGPAVTMTGGHIPYLGRVSDGVDAMRHAVRENAAMGAACIKVVATGGVLTKGIDPRKAAYTQAELDALVEEAHRLGLRVAAHAIGEGGVVAALRAGVDSIEHGMFLDEAAIDGFLATGARYTPTFSAPHGILTGPGVPGWIKDRARPAAEAQATSFRAAVKAGVKVVAGTDAGTPDNPHGGVAGEVGFMVEHGLDPLAAVRAATAEAADLLGVPDRGMLREGSRADVLAVHGDAVADVRALGQVVAVFQDGRRVC; this is encoded by the coding sequence ATGCCAGCCACGAACGCCCCTGGCCCCATGGTCCTGCGAGCCCCGCGCCTGGTCGACGGCACCGGGGCTGCTCCCGTGGGGGACGCCGCCCTCTGGCTCGACGGCGGCCTGATCGCCTACGCCGGACCGGCCTCGGCACTGCCCCCGGAGGCTGCCGGCGGCCGTGTCCCAGTGCTCGACCTGCCCGGCTGCACGCTGCTCCCCGGCCTCGTCGACGTGCACGTGCACCTGGTGGCCAGCGGCAAGCCGGACCTGGCGGCCGGCATCCCGGAGGGGGAGGCAGCCCGGACGGTGAGCGCGGTGGCCAACGCGCGCCGCCAGCTGGAGCACGGGGTGACCCTCGTGCGCGACCTCGGCGCGCCCGGCGGCGAGGCGATCGCGGTGGGGCGGGCCGTCGAGGCGGGGGAGCTTCCCGGACCGCGGGTGGTCGCCTCGGGACCGGCGGTCACCATGACCGGCGGCCACATCCCGTACCTGGGCCGCGTGTCCGACGGGGTGGACGCGATGCGGCACGCGGTCCGCGAGAACGCGGCCATGGGCGCGGCCTGCATCAAGGTGGTGGCCACCGGCGGGGTGCTCACCAAGGGGATCGACCCCCGGAAGGCCGCGTACACCCAGGCCGAGCTCGACGCCCTGGTCGAGGAGGCGCACCGGCTCGGGCTCCGGGTGGCCGCCCACGCGATCGGGGAGGGCGGGGTGGTCGCGGCCCTGCGGGCGGGCGTGGACTCCATCGAGCACGGGATGTTCCTGGACGAGGCGGCGATCGACGGGTTCCTGGCCACCGGGGCGCGCTACACGCCGACCTTCTCGGCCCCGCACGGCATCCTGACCGGCCCGGGCGTGCCCGGCTGGATCAAGGACCGGGCCCGGCCGGCCGCCGAGGCCCAGGCCACGTCGTTCCGGGCAGCGGTGAAGGCTGGGGTCAAGGTGGTGGCCGGCACCGACGCCGGCACGCCCGACAACCCTCATGGCGGCGTCGCCGGCGAGGTCGGGTTCATGGTGGAGCACGGGCTCGACCCCCTGGCCGCAGTCCGCGCGGCCACCGCCGAGGCCGCCGACCTGCTCGGCGTGCCCGACCGGGGCATGCTGCGCGAGGGCAGCCGGGCCGACGTCCTCGCCGTGCACGGCGACGCGGTCGCCGACGTCCGCGCGCTGGGCCAGGTTGTTGCGGTCTTCCAGGACGGCCGGCGGGTCTGCTGA
- a CDS encoding Stp1/IreP family PP2C-type Ser/Thr phosphatase, producing the protein MGLRRGAATDRGRMREGNEDSYLALGPLSAVADGMGGHRAGEVASATAMDQLRTLRDGGPWEDDRAAGEALKRAVAEANRRIRDLAASDKALEGMGTTLTALLEDGDSVHLAHVGDSRAYLLRHSELSSLTEDHTLVQELVRQGRLRPEDAERHPQRSIITRALGVDRDVEIDTATYKIVPGDRLLLCTDGLSAVVDQTRIRNVLLRTPDPQQAADKLVAMANDAGGPDNITVIVLDADGAVATTTEPTGDLAVEDAGAGHDPDDAMVTGLRRVGPGAGGRARVEPGRAAAGPRRRRGRRVLTALLVLAALAGIVVAGRALVLSRYWVGFHGDRVAVFRGVPGEVAGLSFSRLVQDTEVTRAQVPPAYASDLDNGIEARDREDAFRIARCAPFVYKGCPADGTVTTTTTAVPTSTAPPTTVRTTTTRTAG; encoded by the coding sequence ATGGGCCTTCGACGAGGAGCCGCCACCGACCGGGGCCGGATGCGCGAGGGCAACGAGGACAGCTACCTGGCCCTCGGGCCGCTGTCCGCGGTCGCCGACGGCATGGGCGGCCACCGGGCCGGCGAGGTCGCCAGCGCGACCGCCATGGACCAGCTCCGCACCCTCCGCGACGGCGGTCCCTGGGAGGACGACCGGGCGGCCGGCGAGGCCCTCAAGCGCGCGGTGGCCGAGGCCAACCGGCGGATCAGGGACCTGGCAGCCAGCGACAAGGCGCTCGAGGGCATGGGCACGACCCTGACCGCCCTGCTGGAGGACGGGGACTCGGTGCACCTCGCCCACGTGGGCGACTCGCGCGCCTACCTGCTCCGCCACAGCGAGCTGTCGAGTCTCACCGAGGACCACACCCTGGTCCAGGAGCTGGTCCGCCAGGGACGGCTGCGGCCCGAGGACGCCGAGCGCCACCCGCAGCGCAGCATCATCACGCGCGCGCTCGGGGTCGACCGTGACGTCGAGATCGACACCGCCACCTACAAGATCGTCCCTGGCGACCGCCTCCTGCTCTGCACCGACGGCCTCTCCGCGGTGGTCGACCAGACCCGGATCCGCAACGTCCTGCTCCGCACCCCCGACCCCCAGCAGGCGGCCGACAAGCTGGTGGCCATGGCCAACGATGCCGGCGGGCCGGACAACATCACCGTCATCGTGCTCGACGCCGACGGGGCGGTGGCCACCACCACCGAGCCCACCGGCGACCTGGCCGTCGAGGACGCCGGGGCCGGGCACGATCCCGACGATGCCATGGTCACCGGCCTGCGCCGCGTCGGCCCAGGCGCCGGGGGACGGGCCCGGGTGGAACCGGGCCGGGCCGCGGCTGGTCCGCGCCGGCGGCGGGGCAGGCGCGTGCTCACGGCCCTGCTCGTGCTGGCCGCCCTGGCCGGGATCGTGGTGGCCGGACGGGCGCTGGTGCTCAGCCGCTACTGGGTCGGGTTCCACGGCGACCGGGTGGCGGTGTTCCGGGGCGTCCCCGGCGAGGTGGCCGGCCTCAGCTTCTCCCGCCTGGTCCAAGACACCGAGGTCACCCGGGCCCAGGTCCCTCCCGCCTATGCCTCCGACCTCGACAACGGCATCGAGGCCAGGGACCGCGAGGACGCCTTCCGCATCGCCAGGTGCGCCCCCTTTGTGTACAAGGGCTGCCCGGCCGACGGCACGGTGACCACCACCACGACCGCCGTACCGACCTCCACGGCGCCGCCCACGACCGTCCGGACCACCACCACGAGGACGGCGGGCTGA
- a CDS encoding DUF3662 and FHA domain-containing protein, whose translation MGILRDFEQRLEGAVEGLFARAFRSGVQPVELGKRLVRAVEDGRTVGVSRVYVPNVYTYELSPADRERFSDYEHALAAELAALAVQTARDNDWAMLGPARIEFETGEALAEGRFRVAGRVEADPSRADPTGAPDGGGGAPVGPHTAMLPGQSPAPKVRAPASLVLLSGRQEVQVYPLAGAALSIGRSERSDISLADPGVSRNHARIVREGDDFIVEDLQSTNGTEVNGQPVRRRRLANGDVVKLANSTLQFRRES comes from the coding sequence ATGGGCATCCTGCGTGACTTCGAACAGCGCCTCGAGGGCGCTGTCGAAGGCCTGTTCGCCCGAGCCTTCCGCTCGGGGGTGCAGCCGGTCGAGCTGGGCAAACGGCTCGTCCGGGCGGTCGAGGACGGGCGCACGGTCGGCGTCAGCCGGGTCTACGTGCCCAACGTCTACACCTACGAGCTGTCGCCGGCCGACCGGGAGCGCTTCAGCGACTACGAGCACGCGCTCGCCGCCGAGCTGGCCGCCCTGGCCGTGCAGACCGCGCGGGACAACGACTGGGCCATGCTGGGCCCCGCCCGCATCGAGTTCGAGACCGGCGAGGCTCTGGCCGAGGGCCGCTTCCGGGTGGCCGGCCGGGTCGAGGCCGACCCCAGCCGGGCCGATCCCACGGGCGCCCCGGACGGCGGCGGGGGCGCACCGGTGGGGCCGCACACCGCCATGCTCCCCGGGCAGAGCCCGGCGCCCAAGGTGCGCGCCCCGGCCAGCCTGGTGCTGTTGTCCGGCCGCCAGGAGGTGCAGGTCTACCCGCTGGCCGGCGCGGCGCTGTCGATCGGCCGCTCCGAGCGGTCCGACATCTCCCTCGCCGACCCGGGCGTCTCACGCAACCATGCCCGGATCGTCCGCGAGGGTGACGACTTCATCGTCGAGGACCTACAGTCCACCAACGGGACCGAGGTGAACGGCCAGCCCGTACGGCGCCGGCGTCTGGCCAACGGGGACGTGGTGAAGCTGGCAAACTCCACCCTGCAGTTCCGACGGGAGAGCTGA